One part of the Mya arenaria isolate MELC-2E11 chromosome 3, ASM2691426v1 genome encodes these proteins:
- the LOC128228913 gene encoding uncharacterized protein LOC128228913, with translation MGSGSTKYIDPVRVPRTKGKYPPPAPPKWLLPDLRPLVTAPEIIDQGSLNVDWEALEHILDAELEDGIDGDNDIHKKGASDVIQKSDYDEIRPPSRVAARSKINSGYKKSMRARTEGKKTVLSFNIVDKHARTATAKHNQSFSDLISFLSQPIYQDTFPNTYLVRALIVWFAGQNVKKTKYKEASLETPDGILQNLRNETLSFTEAFTLICRGAEIPTVIILGYVKAGKYEPGDIVDHGAHDTWCAVYVDGSWQLIHPLWFCRGMYGPVRDGFVQIENDPFLARKAAAKKKSDKHHLEINEEFFMPRPDVFIYRCYAKEQEWHLIPKERTLKSLEEFGMLAYISPAFFTYGLKLISEPYCVQKAFDGIVLIIINAPKGHAHRLNIDFDIEADTDDQDLKPQGKLVHKKVLNRLVLNYRSNDTFVFEIRLPTPGAYKLVLTGGFGNELSNLCRFKLISMDTPREWFFTPVEPGAECWGPGPKSEQAGLLLASKPSGVLVIPPKLISGITRNASVYYQLTTITFQISRAVYRKYDYSAEIIPSIYVHEGNIDDHISSNGDIKPNIKRNANNPESSDETKSDEYPVRIQITKDASTRQLTLQILGRLDGGECVVEISATEMDVKNNLRIPKKGSTRVVCYYLLSGNNVLFRERTEIKLVKTSLQEAMKTDEINRIQLAVDKCFRMKLSPTDDEIAAAEAKLEYLRLKQEIMDSVKRRNALIVTETLRKIVNYRYREALVVEVEKLLNFRSELLGLQGYTKELPGIREANEELYKLTKPTPPVHNTMIALLLLLGYKGNVKDWKYIQSQMTLSKDRLNQLTLIKRIEYMSDRNFPWANMDLELLDRVNIVVHTYSYEQVNHVSQAAATMYKLIDAMLIKARDAFRNSA, from the exons ATGGGAAGTGGAAGCACGAAGTATATTGATCCC GTTCGAGTTCCACGAACCAAGGGTAAGTATCCTCCACCTGCTCCACCAAAATGGCTGCTTCCCGACCTTCGCCCTTTAGTGACAGCGCCTGAGATAATAGACCAGGGCAGTCTGAACGTCGACTGGGAGGCACTGGAACACATCCTGGACGCTGAACTAGAAGATGGAATAGATGGAGATAATGATATACACAAGAAAGGCGCTAGTGATGTCATTCAAAAGAGCGATTACGACGAGATACGACCTCCTTCTCGAGTGGCAGCACGGTCGAAAATCAACTCAGGATATAAGAAATCTATGAGAGCTAGGACGGAAGGAAAGAAGACTGTTCTATCCTTTAACATTGTTGATAAACACGCACGAACG GCTACTGCAAAACACAACCAAAGTTTCAGTGACCTGATATCATTTTTGTCACAACCGATATACCAGGACACGTTTCCCAACACTTACTTAGTGAGAGCACTTATCGTCTGGTTTGCTGGACAGAAtgttaaaaagacaaaatataaggAGGCTTCTCTTGAAACTCCTGACGGTATTCTACAAAACCTTCGAAATGAGACACTATCTTTTACCGAAGCATTTACATTGATATGCAG GGGTGCAGAAATTCCCACGGTGATTATTCTGGGTTATGTGAAGGCTGGAAAATACGAGCCCGGAGACATCGTGGATCACGGCGCCCATGACACCTGGTGTGCCGTGTATGTGGACGGCAGCTGGCAGCTTATACACCCGCTCTGGTTCTGCAGAGGAATGTACGGCCCCGTGCGAGATGGATTCGTTCAGATAGAAAATGACCCGTTTCTTGCGCGGAAAGCTGCTGCCAAGAAAAAGTCAGACAAACACCACCTTGAGATTAACGAAGAATTTTTCATGCCACGTCCTGATGTGTTTATATACAGATGTTATGCAAAGGAACAGGAGTGGCATTTAATACCAAAGGAGAGAACTCTGAAATCGTTAGAGGAGTTTGGCATGCTAGCTTACATTTCTCCTGCATTTTTTACATATGGCCTCAAACTGATCAGTGAACCATATTGTGTTCAAAAGGCATTCGATGGCATCGTCTTGATTATCATAAATGCTCCCAAGGGACATGCACATCGCctcaatattgattttgatattgaGGCCGATACTGATGACCAGGACTTAAAACCTCAGGGCAAGTTAGTTCACAAGAAAGTGCTGAATAGACTAGTTTTAAATTACCGAAGTAACGACACATTTGTGTTTGAAATTAGATTACCCACACCAGGAGCATACAAACTTGTCTTAACTGGAGGGTTTGGGAACGAACTATCAAACCTGTGTAGATTCAAGCTCATTTCAATGGATACACCAAGAGAATGGTTCTTCACTCCGGTTGAGCCAGGTGCGGAGTGCTGGGGCCCTGGACCGAAGTCAGAGCAAGCGGGGTTACTTCTTGCCTCTAAACCCAGCGGCGTATTGGTGATACCCCCGAAACTCATCTCTGGCATAACGCGCAATGCCTCAGTTTACTACCAACTCACAACCATCACGTTTCAAATTAGCAGAGCGGTTTACAGAAAATACGATTATTCAGCAGAAATTATTCCGTCGATATATGTTCATGAAGGAAATATCGACGACCACATCTCTTCAAATGGAGACATCAAACCAAACATTAAACGAAACGCAAACAACCCGGAATCAAGCGATGAAACAAAATCGGACGAATATCCAGTACGCATTCAGATTACGAAAGATGCTTCAACACGACAGTTGACGTTACAGATACTTGGTCGTTTAGATGGAGGGGAGTGCGTTGTTGAAATCTCAGCCACTGAAATGGACGTCAAAAACAACCTAAGAATCCCTAAGAAAGGTTCAACAAGAGTGGTTTGCTATTATCTGCTCAGTGGAAACAACGTTTTATTTAGAGAG CGGACCGagatcaaacttgtgaaaacaTCACTTCAAGAAGCCATGAAGACAGACGAAATTAATCGAATACAACTTGCTGTAGACAAATGCTTCAGAATGAAACTTTCCCCGACGGACGACGAAATAGCCGCTGCAGAAGCAAAACTAGAATATTTACGATTGAAGCAag AGATTATGGATTCTGTGAAAAGACGCAATGCGTTGATTGTTACTGAGACCCTCAGAAAAATTGTCAATTACCGGTACAGAGAAGCGCTTGTTGTTGAGGTGGAAAAACTGCTCAACTTCCGTTCTGAACTCCTGGGATTACAAG GTTACACAAAAGAACTACCTGGGATACGGGAAGCTAATGAAGAATTGTACAAGTTGACTAAACCGACGCCGCCTGTCCATAACACCATGATTGCCCTGCTTCTACTATTGGGATATAAGGGAAATGTTAAG GATTGGAAATATATCCAATCACAAATGACCTTGTCCAAAGATCGGTTAAACCAGCTGACACTGATCAAACGCATAGAATACATGAGCGACCGGAACTTTCCCTGGGCCAACATGGATCTCGAACTGCTTGACCGTGTCAATATCGTGGTCCACACGTACTCATATGAGCAGGTCAACCACGTCAGCCAGGCAGCCGCTACCATGTACAAGTTG atTGATGCCATGCTCATAAAAGCCAGGGACGCATTTCGCAATTCGGCTTAG
- the LOC128228954 gene encoding uncharacterized protein LOC128228954 — MFKAIVLTICFYGVLKAIPAPGHGALAGYCDTSSQCDADETCVSFNQPRGRRVVPDTIDPDLMQYVHGSCKKRGTQGSQCIVNEISTGFKGLYYDPLCADGFVCVSTGQYVIPKGDLGTCQALTLAKSATLDQPCATGADCSDTECCVSDMRPIGKRAAHGHCRNMGTSGSGCLVRYPSGKPMDAVFQCPCIASLTCHGTGMHDIPLGEIGKCGL; from the exons ATGTTCAAAGCTATTGTTCTAACGATCTGTTTCTATGGCGTTCTCAAG GCCATACCCGCGCCCGGCCATGGTGCTCTCGCCGGATACTGTGACACCTCGTCCCAGTGTGACGCCGACGAGACTTGTGTGAGTTTTAACCAGCCCCGGGGTCGCCGTGTCGTGCCAGACACGATTGATCCTGACTTGATGCAATATGTCCACGGCAGTTGCAAGAAGAGAGGAACACAGGGCTCTC AATGCATTGTCAATGAGATTTCGACTGGATTTAAGGGACTGTACTATGATCCTTTATGTGCGGATGGCTTTGTGTGCGTCTCCACTGGACAGTACGTTATCCCAAAAGGCGATCtag GCACCTGTCAGGCACTGACACTAGCCAAGTCCGCCACCCTGGACCAGCCGTGTGCGACCGGAGCAGATTGTTCGGACACCGAGTGTTGTGTAAGCGACATGAGGCCGATAGGCAAGCGCGCCGCCCATGGGCACTGCAGAAATATGGGAACTTCTGGTTCAG GTTGCTTGGTGCGGTACCCATCTGGAAAGCCGATGGACGCTGTGTTCCAGTGTCCATGCATTGCCAGCCTGACTTGCCACGGTACTGGCATGCATGATATTCCCCTCGGGGAGATCGGAAA GTGTGGACTTTAA